The Deltaproteobacteria bacterium DNA window CGCTCGCCCTCATGATTCTTCCCGCCGTGGGGCTTGGGCTGATTGTCGACGATACAATCCACATTCTGTGGGGGATGAAACAGGGCATGAAAGAGGGGATGACGCCCGCAGAGGCCGTAGAGAAAACTCTTTCCGGTGTAGGGCGCGCGTGCATGCTGAGCTCCGTTGTTTTGATCCTTGGCTTCGCTTCGCTCATCACATCCGGTTTTATTTCGAACATACAGCTTGCCCTGTGGATGCCCACTCTACTTACCCTTGCCCTGTTGTTTGATCTGGTAGCATTGCCGCTGGGCGTTATTCTGTGGAACAAAAAACCACAGCGTTGACTTTCAAACTTGTTTTTTCCCCCTCCGGATTGCATAGTCAAAAACGTAGTTTGGAGGGGTGTCCGAGTGGTTGATGGAACCAGTCTTGAAAACTGGCGAACCCTTACGGGTTCCGTGAGTTCGAATCTCACCCCCTCCGCCAAAAATCAAAATCAATCAGTGCTGTATGGAAATCAATCATCTCTCTTTGATTAAATGATAATGACAACGGGGCGCCCTATCCACACTCCTTTTCATAATTGAGAAGGCTTGCGTAAAAATGAATTTCGGGATTTTTTTCGGCGATGTAATCTTTTTCCCAATCGCTTTCAAAAAGCATCATCGGATAACCCCGAACATCATAAACAATGTGAAACTGATAATAGTCGTAAAAGCGATCCATCTCTTTTTTGCTTTCCGAATGATACCAGCGGGAAACACCATATTTCATCGGTGTAAAAACCGCATCGGCTCCATATTCATGCAAAAGTCTGAACTTCACCACTTCCAGTTGAAGTTGTCCCACCACCCCGATAATCGTCTCCGAATTGTGGCGGCGCCGGAAAACCTGCGAAGTTCCCTCTTCCGCCAACTGTTCAAGTCCTTTTTGAAGTTGTTTGCTCTTGATCGGATTTTTTAATTCCACACGACTAAAAAGGTTGGGGGAAAACTGGGGAATGCCGGTGAAACGGAGTTCTTCGCCCATCGTAATCGCATCGCCAATCATCAAAGAACCCTTGTCATGAATGCCGATGATGTCGCCGGCGTAGGCGCGATCAATATTTTTGCGTTCCTGCGACATGAATTGCATGGCGTTGTTGATTTTGAAAAATTTTTCCTGACGAACATGATAGACACTCATGCCCTGCACAAATTCTCCCGAACAAATGCGCACGAAAGCACACCTGTCACGATGTTTGGGATCCATATTCGCCTGAATTTTGAAAACGAGTCCGGTGAATGCAACCTCTTCGGGATGAATCGCTCTGCTGACGGTGGGACACGGTCTGGGACTTGGAGCATATTTTATGAACGAATCGAGAAGTTCCTGAACGCCGAAATTATTGACGGCGGAACCAAAAAAAACAGGACTTAAATTTCCCTGTAGAAATTTCTGTTCGTCAAAAATATGTCCCGCTCCGCACAACAATTCCAGATCATCTTTGAGTTTCTCAATATATTCCGTACCAATTTTTTCCCGAAGCACGGGGTCTTCCAAATCGCTAAAAATTTCTTCGCGTACACGTCTTGTTTTCTGGTTAGAATCAAAAAGACGGATTTTCTTTTTCACCAGATCATAAACACCCCTAAATTGTTTTCCATGGCCAATGGGCCATGTGACGGTGAAACAGGGAAGTTGCAACACCTGTTCCACCTCATTAACCAACTCAAAGGGACCATGTCCCTCCAAATCGAGTTTGTTCATGAAAGTGATGATCGGAAGATTGCGATCTCGGCAAACCTGAAAAAGTTTTTTGGTCTGGGTTTCGATTCCTTTTGAGGAGTCGATCACCATCAAGGCGCTGTCCACGGCGGTTAGCACGCGATAGGTATCTTCGCTGAAATCCTGATGCCCCGGCGTGTCGAGCAAATTGAATTCG harbors:
- a CDS encoding peptide chain release factor 3 encodes the protein MNLSSPETIREIRRRKTFAIISHPDAGKTTITEKLLLFGNAIHMAGMVKAKRARHFAKSDWMEIEKQRGISVASSVMQFEYDNHEFNLLDTPGHQDFSEDTYRVLTAVDSALMVIDSSKGIETQTKKLFQVCRDRNLPIITFMNKLDLEGHGPFELVNEVEQVLQLPCFTVTWPIGHGKQFRGVYDLVKKKIRLFDSNQKTRRVREEIFSDLEDPVLREKIGTEYIEKLKDDLELLCGAGHIFDEQKFLQGNLSPVFFGSAVNNFGVQELLDSFIKYAPSPRPCPTVSRAIHPEEVAFTGLVFKIQANMDPKHRDRCAFVRICSGEFVQGMSVYHVRQEKFFKINNAMQFMSQERKNIDRAYAGDIIGIHDKGSLMIGDAITMGEELRFTGIPQFSPNLFSRVELKNPIKSKQLQKGLEQLAEEGTSQVFRRRHNSETIIGVVGQLQLEVVKFRLLHEYGADAVFTPMKYGVSRWYHSESKKEMDRFYDYYQFHIVYDVRGYPMMLFESDWEKDYIAEKNPEIHFYASLLNYEKECG